The following coding sequences lie in one Manis pentadactyla isolate mManPen7 chromosome 19, mManPen7.hap1, whole genome shotgun sequence genomic window:
- the KCNJ10 gene encoding ATP-sensitive inward rectifier potassium channel 10 isoform X1, translated as MTSVAKVYYSQTTQTESRPLVGPGIRRRRVLTKDGRSNVRMEHIADKRFLYLKDLWTTFIDMQWRYKLLLFSATFAGTWFLFGVVWYLVAVAHGDLLELGPPANHTPCVVQVHTLTGAFLFSLESQTTIGYGFRYISEECPLAIVLLIAQLVLTTILEIFITGTFLAKIARPKKRAETIRFSQHAVVAAHNGKPCLMIRVANMRKSLLIGCQVTGKLLQTHQTKEGENIRLNQVNVTFQVDTASDSPFLILPLTFYHVVDETSPLKDLPLRSGEGDFELVLILSGTVESTSATCQVRTSYLPEEILWGYEFTPAISLSASGKYIADFSLFDQVVKVAPPSGLRDSTVRYGDPEKLKLEEALREQAGKEGSVLSVRISNV; from the coding sequence ATGACGTCAGTGGCCAAGGTGTATTACAGTCAGACCACTCAGACAGAAAGCCGGCCCCTGGTGGGCCCAGGGATACGACGGCGGCGAGTCCTGACAAAAGATGGTCGCAGCAACGTCAGGATGGAGCACATTGCTGACAAGCGCTTCCTGTACCTCAAGGACCTGTGGACGACCTTCATCGACATGCAGTGGCGCTACAAGCTTCTGCTCTTCTCCGCGACCTTTGCAGGCACCTGGTTCCTCTTTGGTGTGGTGTGGTACCTGGTAGCTGTGGCCCACGGGGACCTGCTGGAGCTGGGCCCCCCGGCCAACCACACCCCCTGTGTGGTGCAGGTGCACACACTCACCGGGgctttcctcttctccctcgaATCCCAGACCACCATTGGCTACGGCTTCCGCTACATCAGTGAGGAGTGCCCACTGGCCATCGTGCTCCTCATCGCCCAGCTGGTGCTCACCACCATCCTGGAGATTTTCATCACGGGAACCTTTCTGGCGAAGATAGCCCGGCCCAAGAAGCGGGCTGAGACCATCCGATTCAGCCAACATGCGGTTGTAGCTGCCCACAATGGGAAGCCCTGCCTTATGATCCGAGTCGCCAATATGCGTAAGAGCCTCCTCATTGGCTGCCAGGTGACAGGCAAACTGCTGCAGACCCACCAGACCAAGGAGGGTGAGAACATCCGGCTCAACCAGGTCAACGTGACGTTCCAAGTTGACACGGCCTCGGACAGCCCCTTCCTTATTCTACCCCTTACCTTCTACCATGTGGTGGATGAGACCAGTCCCTTGAAAGACCTCCCCCTGCGCAGCGGCGAGGGTGACTTCGAGCTGGTGCTGATCCTCAGTGGGACAGTGGAGTCCACCAGTGCCACCTGCCAGGTGCGCACCTCCTACCTGCCGGAGGAGATCCTCTGGGGCTACGAGTTCACACCTGCCATCTCGCTGTCGGCCAGCGGCAAATACATAGCCGACTTCAGCCTTTTTGACCAAGTTGTGAAAGTGGCCCCTCCTAGTGGCCTCCGAGACAGCACCGTCCGCTACGGAGACCCTGAGAAGCTCAAGTTGGAGGAGGCATTGAGGGAGCAGGCTGGGAAGGAGGGCAGTGTCCTCAGTGTGCGTATCAGCAACGTCTGA
- the KCNJ10 gene encoding ATP-sensitive inward rectifier potassium channel 10 isoform X2: MAKVYYSQTTQTESRPLVGPGIRRRRVLTKDGRSNVRMEHIADKRFLYLKDLWTTFIDMQWRYKLLLFSATFAGTWFLFGVVWYLVAVAHGDLLELGPPANHTPCVVQVHTLTGAFLFSLESQTTIGYGFRYISEECPLAIVLLIAQLVLTTILEIFITGTFLAKIARPKKRAETIRFSQHAVVAAHNGKPCLMIRVANMRKSLLIGCQVTGKLLQTHQTKEGENIRLNQVNVTFQVDTASDSPFLILPLTFYHVVDETSPLKDLPLRSGEGDFELVLILSGTVESTSATCQVRTSYLPEEILWGYEFTPAISLSASGKYIADFSLFDQVVKVAPPSGLRDSTVRYGDPEKLKLEEALREQAGKEGSVLSVRISNV, translated from the exons A TGGCCAAGGTGTATTACAGTCAGACCACTCAGACAGAAAGCCGGCCCCTGGTGGGCCCAGGGATACGACGGCGGCGAGTCCTGACAAAAGATGGTCGCAGCAACGTCAGGATGGAGCACATTGCTGACAAGCGCTTCCTGTACCTCAAGGACCTGTGGACGACCTTCATCGACATGCAGTGGCGCTACAAGCTTCTGCTCTTCTCCGCGACCTTTGCAGGCACCTGGTTCCTCTTTGGTGTGGTGTGGTACCTGGTAGCTGTGGCCCACGGGGACCTGCTGGAGCTGGGCCCCCCGGCCAACCACACCCCCTGTGTGGTGCAGGTGCACACACTCACCGGGgctttcctcttctccctcgaATCCCAGACCACCATTGGCTACGGCTTCCGCTACATCAGTGAGGAGTGCCCACTGGCCATCGTGCTCCTCATCGCCCAGCTGGTGCTCACCACCATCCTGGAGATTTTCATCACGGGAACCTTTCTGGCGAAGATAGCCCGGCCCAAGAAGCGGGCTGAGACCATCCGATTCAGCCAACATGCGGTTGTAGCTGCCCACAATGGGAAGCCCTGCCTTATGATCCGAGTCGCCAATATGCGTAAGAGCCTCCTCATTGGCTGCCAGGTGACAGGCAAACTGCTGCAGACCCACCAGACCAAGGAGGGTGAGAACATCCGGCTCAACCAGGTCAACGTGACGTTCCAAGTTGACACGGCCTCGGACAGCCCCTTCCTTATTCTACCCCTTACCTTCTACCATGTGGTGGATGAGACCAGTCCCTTGAAAGACCTCCCCCTGCGCAGCGGCGAGGGTGACTTCGAGCTGGTGCTGATCCTCAGTGGGACAGTGGAGTCCACCAGTGCCACCTGCCAGGTGCGCACCTCCTACCTGCCGGAGGAGATCCTCTGGGGCTACGAGTTCACACCTGCCATCTCGCTGTCGGCCAGCGGCAAATACATAGCCGACTTCAGCCTTTTTGACCAAGTTGTGAAAGTGGCCCCTCCTAGTGGCCTCCGAGACAGCACCGTCCGCTACGGAGACCCTGAGAAGCTCAAGTTGGAGGAGGCATTGAGGGAGCAGGCTGGGAAGGAGGGCAGTGTCCTCAGTGTGCGTATCAGCAACGTCTGA